GGCGCTGGTTCAGCTCTTGCGGGTGTTCGCCGTGGAGACTGGAACGCAATGCGGCGTCAGCTAGCAATCGCCGCGCTTATCCCGGGAGACGGCTATGGTCGGATTTAAATTGAACGGTAAGCCCGTCGATGTCGACGCGGCAGGTGACTCTCGTTTGCTCTGGGTTCTTCGCGAGCATTTGAAGCTCACGGGGACCAAATACGGCTGCGGTACCGGCTTGTGCGGAGCATGTATGGTGCATGTCGACGGCAAGCGAGCATTTTCCTGTCAGCTGGCGCTGTCGGAGGTGGCGGGCAAGTCGGTTACGACTATCGAAGGATTGTCGACCGATCGCAGCCATCCGGTTC
The Rhodoplanes sp. Z2-YC6860 genome window above contains:
- a CDS encoding (2Fe-2S)-binding protein → MVGFKLNGKPVDVDAAGDSRLLWVLREHLKLTGTKYGCGTGLCGACMVHVDGKRAFSCQLALSEVAGKSVTTIEGLSTDRSHPVQKAWLAERVPQCGYCQSGQIMSAAALLAETPHPTRDKIVEHMSTNICRCGTYPRIVRAIERAAREG